The Pricia mediterranea genome includes a window with the following:
- a CDS encoding DUF2061 domain-containing protein, whose protein sequence is MSYILTGEVAIAASIASIDFATKMVLYFFHERIWNKISWGKQAG, encoded by the coding sequence ATATCGTACATCCTTACGGGAGAGGTGGCCATAGCGGCGTCGATTGCTTCGATTGACTTTGCCACGAAAATGGTTTTATATTTTTTTCATGAGCGTATTTGGAATAAAATAAGTTGGGGGAAACAAGCAGGATAA
- the cysD gene encoding sulfate adenylyltransferase subunit CysD codes for MKQDTSHINALENEAIYIFREVAAQFERPVLLFSGGKDSITLVRLAQKAFWPAKIPFPLMHIDTGHNFPETIEFRDRLVEELGLELIVRNVQDSIDQGKVKEESGRYSSRNSLQTTTLLDAIEEFKFDACIGGARRDEEKARAKERIFSVRDDFGQWDERNQRPELFDMLNGQIELGQNVRVFPISNWTELDVWSYIQNEEIEIPSIYFAHKRKVFMRDGLIWSHSDYVFQEEDEEVLERMVRFRTVGDMSCTAAVFSEASDIESVVAEIRDSTISERGARIDDKRSEAAMEKRKQQGYF; via the coding sequence ATGAAACAGGATACATCTCACATCAACGCCTTGGAAAACGAGGCCATTTACATCTTCCGCGAGGTGGCGGCGCAATTCGAAAGGCCGGTGCTATTGTTTTCCGGCGGAAAAGATTCCATAACCTTGGTGCGGTTGGCGCAGAAGGCTTTTTGGCCGGCAAAGATTCCCTTTCCCTTGATGCATATCGATACAGGTCATAATTTTCCCGAGACTATTGAGTTTCGCGATAGGCTGGTAGAGGAATTGGGATTGGAACTTATCGTGAGGAACGTTCAGGATTCCATCGATCAGGGTAAGGTCAAGGAAGAATCCGGACGGTATTCGAGCAGGAATTCCCTGCAGACCACCACCTTGCTCGATGCCATCGAAGAATTCAAATTTGACGCCTGTATCGGCGGGGCCAGACGTGACGAGGAAAAGGCGCGCGCCAAGGAGCGGATATTTTCCGTCCGTGACGATTTTGGCCAGTGGGACGAGCGCAACCAGCGTCCCGAACTCTTCGATATGCTGAACGGACAGATTGAATTGGGGCAGAACGTTCGGGTTTTCCCAATTTCAAACTGGACTGAGCTTGACGTATGGTCCTACATCCAAAACGAGGAAATCGAAATTCCCTCCATCTATTTTGCCCATAAGCGAAAGGTTTTTATGCGGGACGGCCTGATATGGTCGCATTCGGATTATGTATTTCAAGAGGAAGATGAGGAAGTCTTGGAGCGAATGGTGCGCTTCCGTACCGTGGGCGATATGAGCTGTACCGCCGCCGTGTTTTCGGAAGCCTCGGATATCGAATCCGTTGTCGCCGAAATTAGGGACTCCACCATTTCCGAACGCGGTGCCCGAATCGACGACAAACGCTCTGAAGCCGCCATGGAAAAAAGGAAGCAGCAGGGGTATTTTTGA
- a CDS encoding sulfate adenylyltransferase subunit 1 encodes MEVLKIATAGSVDDGKSTLIGRLLYDTKSLTDDKLEAIEQRSRKNGYDYLDFSLATDGLVAEREQGITIDVAHIYFSTKKKSYIIADTPGHVEYTRNMVTGASTSQAAIILIDARKGVIEQTNRHFFINNLLRVKEVIVAINKMDLIDFSEEKYTQIKADFEKLMAKRDYEDQKITFIPVSALKGDNVVHRSTNMSWYKGTTLLEHLEALDLAAVSNVGTPRFPVQYVIRPKTDEHHDFRGFAGKVYGGELSVGDEVVALPSQTRSRIKAIYFHDKQYETASRRSSVTITLEDEINLSRGDMLVKTGNLPSIDKQFTATVSWMDSQNLVPGKKYVVQHGVNKVLAKVSTINHKIHPDYSGIDKKTDSLGMNDIAEVTFKLNKPIFYDPFKKHRTNGSFILIDTQSNGTVGAGFISED; translated from the coding sequence ATGGAAGTATTAAAAATAGCAACCGCAGGTAGTGTGGACGACGGCAAGAGTACCTTGATCGGAAGGCTGCTCTACGATACCAAATCCCTTACCGACGACAAATTGGAGGCCATTGAACAAAGAAGCAGGAAAAACGGATACGATTATCTGGATTTCTCCCTGGCTACGGACGGACTGGTAGCCGAGCGCGAACAGGGCATTACCATAGACGTAGCACATATCTATTTTTCCACCAAGAAAAAGAGCTATATCATCGCCGATACGCCCGGTCATGTGGAATATACCCGAAACATGGTCACCGGAGCCTCGACTTCACAGGCCGCCATTATTCTGATCGATGCCCGAAAAGGTGTCATAGAGCAGACCAACCGTCATTTCTTTATCAATAACCTGCTCCGCGTAAAAGAAGTTATCGTGGCCATCAATAAAATGGACCTGATCGATTTTTCGGAGGAAAAATATACGCAGATCAAAGCAGATTTCGAGAAACTGATGGCCAAACGGGATTATGAGGACCAAAAGATCACTTTTATTCCCGTTAGTGCATTAAAGGGCGACAACGTGGTCCACCGTTCCACCAATATGTCTTGGTACAAGGGAACAACCTTGCTTGAACATTTAGAGGCATTGGACCTTGCAGCGGTATCCAATGTAGGTACGCCGAGGTTTCCGGTGCAGTATGTGATCCGCCCGAAAACGGACGAACATCATGATTTCAGGGGGTTTGCCGGAAAAGTGTACGGTGGCGAGCTGAGCGTAGGGGATGAGGTCGTAGCCCTTCCCTCGCAAACCCGATCGAGAATCAAGGCTATCTATTTCCACGATAAACAGTACGAAACCGCTTCCCGGCGCTCATCGGTAACGATTACCTTAGAAGACGAGATCAACCTGAGCCGAGGCGATATGTTGGTCAAGACCGGTAATCTGCCCAGCATCGACAAACAATTTACCGCGACGGTATCGTGGATGGATTCCCAAAACCTTGTACCTGGAAAAAAATATGTGGTACAGCACGGGGTAAACAAAGTATTGGCCAAGGTCAGTACAATCAATCATAAGATACATCCCGATTATTCGGGTATCGATAAAAAAACCGATAGCCTCGGTATGAACGATATCGCGGAGGTCACCTTTAAACTGAACAAACCGATTTTTTATGACCCTTTCAAGAAACACCGAACCAACGGCTCGTTCATTTTGATCGATACCCAGTCGAACGGCACGGTGGGGGCCGGGTTTATATCGGAGGATTAG
- a CDS encoding phosphoadenosine phosphosulfate reductase family protein has product MGFSQESIKRLNAQFKGIPPEEIISWAVEYADRPVVTTNFRPYEVTILNAVSEVREDIPVIWCDTGYNTPNTYKHAEDLIQRLNLNIDLYVPKQTTAHRDSVMGIPQIDDPRHAEFTEQVKLEPFRRAMAAHRPDVWFTNLRKGQTALRDSLDILSLGKNGVLKVSPFYHWSDTQLDAYLKQHNLPNEHHYFDPTKVLENRECGLHS; this is encoded by the coding sequence ATGGGATTTTCACAAGAATCGATCAAACGATTGAACGCACAGTTCAAGGGCATTCCGCCAGAGGAGATTATATCATGGGCGGTGGAATACGCCGATAGGCCAGTGGTGACCACTAATTTCCGGCCCTATGAGGTAACCATACTAAATGCTGTTTCCGAAGTGCGGGAGGATATACCCGTAATTTGGTGCGATACGGGGTACAATACACCCAACACCTATAAACATGCCGAAGACTTGATCCAGCGCTTGAACCTGAACATCGATTTGTACGTGCCTAAACAGACGACGGCGCATCGGGACAGCGTGATGGGGATTCCCCAGATCGACGATCCCAGGCATGCCGAATTTACCGAACAGGTAAAGCTGGAGCCTTTTCGAAGGGCGATGGCGGCACACAGGCCGGATGTTTGGTTCACCAATCTGAGAAAGGGCCAGACCGCACTGCGCGATTCCCTCGATATTTTGAGCCTTGGCAAAAATGGCGTGTTAAAGGTGAGTCCCTTTTATCATTGGAGCGATACCCAGCTGGACGCCTATTTGAAACAACATAATTTGCCTAACGAGCACCATTATTTCGATCCGACCAAAGTGTTGGAGAACCGGGAATGCGGACTCCATTCTTGA